In Flavobacteriaceae bacterium, the following proteins share a genomic window:
- a CDS encoding gfo/Idh/MocA family oxidoreductase — protein sequence MSTQKSRRNFIKKTAIVGAGISMIPSLTFANSSISKKEVLKVGLIGVGLRGTNHLKNVLLRDDVLVTAICDIDDVRIKISLDTIEKSNAPKPEVFGKNEYDYRNLLDLKTVDAVIISTPWLWHTRMAKDAMLAGKFTGLEVSAANTLEECWDLVNTHEETGSHLMILENVNYRRDVLAVLNMVKQNVFGELVHFRCGYQHDLRFVKLNDGKTAYGKGVEFGEKGISESKWRTQHSVIRNADVYPTHGVGPIATMCDINRGNRFLSLTSNASKSIGLHNYIVKNGGKDHPNAKIKFKQGDVITSTIETALGETIIVTHDCNLPRPYSLGFRVQGANGLWEVDGNRMYIEGQSEPHKWDKADEWLAKYDHPLWKKYGEHATGAGHGGMDFFVINAFVESAKQNITPPLDVYDAAAWSAITPLSEISIENNGEPQNFPDFTRGLWVKRKPYNWIKDTY from the coding sequence ATGAGCACACAAAAATCCAGACGAAATTTTATTAAAAAAACAGCAATAGTAGGGGCAGGGATTTCTATGATTCCAAGTTTGACATTTGCTAACTCAAGTATTAGTAAAAAAGAAGTATTAAAAGTAGGACTCATAGGTGTAGGATTAAGAGGAACTAACCATCTCAAGAATGTTCTTTTAAGAGATGATGTATTAGTTACAGCAATTTGTGATATTGATGATGTTAGAATAAAAATATCCTTAGACACTATTGAAAAATCAAACGCACCCAAACCGGAAGTATTTGGAAAGAATGAGTATGATTATAGAAACTTATTAGATTTAAAAACTGTGGATGCTGTAATTATATCTACTCCTTGGCTATGGCACACCCGAATGGCAAAAGATGCAATGCTAGCAGGCAAATTTACTGGATTAGAAGTGTCAGCAGCTAATACATTAGAAGAGTGCTGGGATTTAGTAAACACACATGAAGAGACAGGATCGCATTTAATGATCTTAGAGAATGTAAACTATAGAAGAGATGTATTAGCAGTTTTAAATATGGTGAAACAAAATGTATTTGGAGAACTAGTTCATTTTAGATGTGGTTATCAGCATGATTTGAGATTTGTGAAATTAAATGATGGTAAAACAGCATATGGAAAAGGTGTAGAATTTGGTGAGAAAGGTATTTCTGAATCAAAATGGAGAACTCAGCATTCAGTAATAAGAAATGCAGATGTTTATCCAACCCATGGAGTAGGCCCTATAGCTACCATGTGTGATATTAATAGAGGTAATCGTTTTTTATCATTAACTTCTAACGCTTCAAAAAGTATAGGATTACATAATTACATTGTAAAAAATGGAGGTAAAGATCATCCAAATGCAAAAATAAAATTCAAGCAAGGAGATGTTATTACATCAACAATAGAAACTGCTTTAGGAGAAACAATAATAGTTACTCATGATTGTAACTTACCACGACCTTATTCCCTTGGATTTAGAGTTCAAGGAGCTAATGGATTATGGGAAGTTGATGGTAATAGAATGTATATTGAAGGACAATCCGAGCCACATAAATGGGACAAAGCTGATGAATGGTTGGCTAAATATGATCATCCATTATGGAAAAAATATGGAGAACATGCTACAGGAGCAGGGCATGGCGGGATGGATTTTTTTGTAATTAATGCTTTTGTTGAATCTGCTAAACAAAATATAACACCACCATTAGATGTATATGATGCTGCAGCATGGAGTGCGATTACTCCATTATCAGAAATTTCTATAGAAAATAATGGAGAACCTCAGAATTTCCCTGATTTTACAAGGGGGTTATGGGTGAAACGAAAACCTTATAATTGGATTAAGGATACATATTAA
- a CDS encoding galactokinase, with translation MTLKTTHIKSPGRVCLFGDHQDYLGLPVIACAINKCINLNAIENTTNFFYIQLPDINEKRIINIHEEFDVLDYRDYFASSLKVLRRYNCIPDKGYNIEINGTLPINAGLSSSTALTIAWIRFLIGAFGISQKVTSVLISRIAHEAEVVEHNEPGGIMDHYTIGVGGTLFINTNKPSYEKIQNNIRGLIIGESGIKKETIGTLGDLKDKAIKAIECVIQEKPNFKIELASLNDYEKLESSIPLELRPYFFAALKNHSITLSALKELKKEKSNLEYIGDLMNEHHSVLKNILKITVPVIDKMIDNALQAGAYGAKIVGSGGGGCIVAIATKKKQQNVIDAIKQSGKDAYIVNLDSGVRVI, from the coding sequence ATGACTTTAAAAACAACACATATAAAATCTCCAGGAAGGGTTTGTTTATTTGGAGATCACCAAGATTACTTAGGTTTACCAGTAATAGCTTGTGCTATAAATAAATGTATTAACTTAAATGCTATTGAAAACACAACAAATTTTTTTTATATCCAGCTCCCAGATATTAATGAAAAAAGAATTATTAATATACATGAAGAGTTTGATGTTCTTGATTATAGAGATTATTTTGCATCATCTTTAAAAGTGTTGAGGAGATATAATTGTATTCCTGATAAAGGATATAATATTGAAATAAACGGAACTCTACCTATAAACGCTGGATTATCTAGTTCTACTGCATTAACGATTGCATGGATTCGATTTTTGATAGGAGCATTTGGTATTTCTCAAAAAGTAACATCAGTATTAATTTCAAGAATAGCTCATGAAGCTGAAGTAGTAGAACACAATGAACCAGGTGGAATAATGGATCATTATACTATAGGAGTAGGAGGTACTTTATTTATTAACACAAATAAACCTTCTTATGAAAAAATCCAAAATAATATTCGAGGGTTGATCATAGGAGAATCTGGAATAAAAAAAGAAACTATTGGAACATTAGGAGATTTAAAAGATAAAGCTATAAAAGCTATAGAATGTGTGATTCAGGAAAAACCAAATTTTAAAATAGAATTAGCTTCTCTAAATGATTATGAAAAATTGGAAAGCTCTATTCCATTAGAATTAAGACCTTATTTTTTTGCTGCATTAAAAAATCATTCTATAACTTTAAGTGCTTTAAAAGAACTAAAAAAAGAAAAATCCAATTTAGAATATATTGGTGATTTGATGAATGAGCATCATTCTGTTTTAAAAAATATACTTAAAATTACTGTTCCTGTAATTGATAAAATGATTGACAATGCATTACAAGCTGGAGCTTACGGTGCTAAAATAGTTGGCTCAGGAGGAGGAGGTTGTATTGTAGCTATAGCAACAAAAAAGAAACAACAAAATGTGATTGATGCAATTAAACAAAGTGGAAAAGATGCGTATATTGTTAATTTAGATTCGGGAGTAAGGGTAATATAA
- a CDS encoding acyl-CoA dehydrogenase translates to MDFKLTEEHILIRDAARDFANTELLPGVIERDNKQEFPQELVRKMGELGFLGIMVDPKYGGSGMDAISYVLIMEELSKVDASASVMVSVNNSLVCYGLEAYGTEEQKQKYLTKLATGESIGAFCLSEPEAGSDATSQSTTAIDKGDHYLINGTKNWITNGGRSDVYLVIAQTDREKGHRGINAFIVEKGMEGFAIGPKEDKLGIRGSDTHTLQFNDVKVPKENRIGEDGFGFKFAMKTLSGGRIGIASQALGIASGAYELALKYSKERKAFGTEICNHQAIAFKLADMATEIEAARMLVMKAAWDKDQGNNYDMSSAMAKLYASKVAMEQTVEAVQIHGGNGFVKEYHVERLMRDAKITQIYEGTSEIQKIVISRGVIRD, encoded by the coding sequence ATGGATTTTAAACTAACAGAAGAACACATTTTAATTCGCGATGCAGCTCGTGATTTTGCTAATACTGAATTATTACCTGGAGTAATTGAGCGTGATAATAAGCAAGAGTTTCCTCAAGAACTAGTTCGAAAAATGGGAGAACTAGGGTTTTTAGGAATTATGGTAGATCCAAAATATGGTGGAAGTGGTATGGATGCTATATCTTACGTATTAATTATGGAAGAATTATCTAAAGTAGATGCTTCTGCTTCTGTTATGGTATCTGTAAATAATTCATTAGTTTGTTATGGTTTAGAAGCTTATGGTACTGAGGAACAAAAACAAAAATATCTTACCAAATTAGCAACTGGAGAATCTATTGGAGCTTTTTGTTTAAGTGAACCTGAAGCTGGTAGTGATGCAACGTCGCAAAGTACTACAGCTATTGATAAAGGTGATCATTATTTAATTAACGGAACTAAGAATTGGATTACTAATGGTGGGCGTTCTGATGTTTATTTAGTAATTGCTCAAACCGATCGTGAAAAAGGACATAGAGGTATTAATGCTTTTATTGTTGAAAAAGGGATGGAAGGTTTTGCTATAGGTCCAAAAGAAGATAAGTTAGGAATTAGAGGTAGCGACACACATACCTTACAATTTAATGATGTAAAAGTTCCTAAAGAAAATAGAATTGGTGAAGATGGATTTGGATTTAAGTTTGCTATGAAAACTTTATCTGGAGGTCGTATAGGAATTGCTTCTCAAGCATTAGGAATTGCATCTGGAGCTTATGAATTGGCTTTAAAATACTCTAAAGAGCGTAAAGCTTTTGGTACTGAAATATGCAATCATCAAGCAATAGCTTTTAAATTAGCTGATATGGCTACAGAAATAGAAGCTGCTCGTATGTTAGTTATGAAAGCTGCTTGGGATAAAGATCAAGGGAATAATTATGATATGTCTAGTGCTATGGCTAAACTTTATGCATCAAAAGTAGCAATGGAACAAACAGTTGAAGCTGTACAGATTCATGGCGGTAATGGTTTCGTTAAAGAATATCATGTAGAACGATTAATGCGTGATGCAAAAATCACCCAAATTTATGAAGGTACTTCAGAAATTCAGAAAATTGTAATTTCTAGAGGAGTTATAAGAGATTAA
- a CDS encoding SusC/RagA family TonB-linked outer membrane protein: MKLKLSWLLTLFMALMIQFSFAQEKTITGTVTSSEDGLPVPGASVIIEGTTRGVQTDFDGKYSLRANAGETIVFSYLGNKTVRSVVGASNVIDIVMEPDAAALDEVVVTGYASKSIAKVSGSVATVQSKDLEQVPLASFEQILQGRAPGLEIRSGSGQPGSQARIRIRGTVSINGNNQPLVVLDGIPIDNFDLSSLNANDFDSVSVLKDAQASSLYGSRAAAGVIVITSKRGKEGKARFTYRSQVGFSEAPDQNFEVLNAAQFLGLNRTIGGNNLTDEEIATQAAAFAENPGDLRDAAFRTANSQTHELSASGGSENINFFTSLNYFDQEGILDNTDLQRLSSRLNLDVKATDKLKFGINTLLTFTRTNTSLVEGAVNLNNPILIPFLGNPTVPLTNPDGTLNTGGALANVAPRSLEAQRTSIEENEGFRLNISGTAEYAFTDNISLIERIGVDFIDNFFVRSVDPTSQVGLVQAIGGAGSQFESSDRDVRFTNTTQLRYQNTFAEKHSLSVSGFVEFTNRNFRSSNFTGFGIEPTLFGFAGSVTPGTNVGGANGNGNGLIPTVGGAVAQNALFSLFASASYDYDNKYGVDVSVRRDESSRLLQGNNDAVFYSVAGRWNLDQEKWLQDVSWISSLKLRANYGTTGNDTSSGQFAFINQLGLTNFEGNRVLFQGGIANPAIDFEFTEQVNLGLDFGFFNNRITGSAEIYQRDTSDLIIPFTLAAAFGDGAVNVNTGELTNKGFEGSFSVDVVRNNDVTLNIFANAAYNDNEVTDLGQVNEFEQGTSIIRVGERLGSQFVVEFAGVNPSNGEPLYRDINGNITNVFNDGADSRTGFGSSEPRWTGGFGFNFNWKGLEISSLFNYIAGGFSRFNNVSFFTENFNFFPALNQDVRVLDVFQNPGDITDIAAPNFQRQFSSQDIEDAAFLRLRNVTVAYNIPDTFLGNSGISGARIYVRGINLATFTRFRGLDPEDGNNIAQFEFPNPVQFTAGVEFNF, encoded by the coding sequence ATGAAATTAAAATTATCTTGGTTGTTGACGCTTTTTATGGCGTTGATGATCCAATTCTCTTTCGCACAAGAGAAGACAATTACTGGAACAGTAACATCTTCAGAAGATGGGTTACCTGTGCCAGGAGCTAGTGTTATTATTGAAGGAACAACAAGAGGTGTTCAAACAGATTTTGATGGTAAATATTCGCTTAGAGCTAATGCAGGAGAAACAATAGTATTTTCTTATTTAGGAAATAAAACTGTTAGATCTGTAGTAGGAGCTTCTAATGTTATTGATATTGTTATGGAACCAGATGCTGCAGCTTTAGATGAAGTAGTGGTTACAGGATATGCATCTAAATCAATAGCAAAAGTGTCCGGGTCAGTTGCTACAGTGCAATCAAAAGATTTAGAGCAAGTACCTTTAGCATCTTTTGAACAAATACTTCAAGGTAGAGCACCAGGTTTAGAAATTCGTTCAGGAAGTGGACAACCTGGATCTCAAGCTAGAATTCGTATTAGAGGTACAGTATCAATTAATGGTAATAATCAACCTTTAGTAGTACTTGATGGAATTCCAATTGATAACTTTGACCTTTCTAGTCTTAACGCAAATGACTTTGATAGCGTTTCTGTTTTAAAAGATGCTCAAGCATCATCATTATATGGATCTAGAGCTGCTGCGGGAGTTATTGTAATTACAAGTAAAAGAGGTAAAGAAGGAAAAGCACGTTTTACATATAGATCTCAAGTAGGTTTTTCTGAAGCTCCTGATCAAAATTTTGAGGTGTTAAATGCAGCACAATTTTTAGGATTAAACAGAACAATAGGAGGTAATAACTTAACAGATGAAGAAATAGCAACTCAAGCTGCTGCTTTTGCAGAGAATCCTGGTGATTTAAGAGATGCTGCTTTTAGAACTGCTAATTCTCAAACTCATGAGTTAAGTGCTAGTGGTGGAAGTGAAAATATTAACTTTTTCACATCTTTAAACTACTTTGATCAAGAAGGTATTCTTGATAATACAGATTTACAAAGACTTTCATCTCGTTTAAATTTAGATGTTAAAGCAACAGATAAACTTAAATTTGGTATTAATACATTATTGACGTTTACAAGAACAAATACTTCATTAGTAGAAGGGGCGGTTAACTTAAATAACCCAATCTTAATTCCATTTTTAGGAAATCCAACAGTACCATTAACAAATCCTGATGGAACTTTAAATACAGGAGGTGCGCTTGCGAATGTTGCTCCAAGGTCACTTGAAGCACAAAGAACATCAATAGAAGAGAATGAAGGGTTTAGACTTAATATTTCAGGAACTGCAGAATATGCATTTACTGATAATATATCTCTTATAGAGCGTATAGGAGTTGATTTTATTGACAACTTTTTTGTACGTTCAGTAGACCCTACATCACAAGTTGGTTTGGTTCAGGCAATTGGAGGCGCTGGATCACAATTTGAAAGTAGTGATAGAGATGTAAGATTTACAAACACGACACAATTAAGATATCAAAATACATTTGCAGAAAAACATAGTCTATCTGTTTCTGGTTTTGTGGAATTTACAAACAGAAATTTTAGATCTAGTAATTTTACAGGATTTGGTATAGAACCAACTTTATTTGGATTTGCAGGTTCAGTTACACCAGGAACAAATGTTGGTGGCGCTAACGGAAATGGAAATGGATTAATTCCAACAGTTGGTGGGGCAGTTGCTCAAAATGCATTATTCTCATTATTTGCATCTGCTAGTTATGATTATGATAACAAATATGGTGTTGATGTTTCTGTAAGAAGAGATGAATCATCAAGATTATTGCAAGGTAACAATGATGCAGTATTTTACTCTGTTGCTGGTAGATGGAATCTTGACCAAGAGAAATGGTTACAAGATGTAAGTTGGATTAGTTCTTTAAAATTAAGAGCTAATTATGGAACAACAGGTAATGATACATCTTCAGGTCAATTTGCGTTCATAAATCAATTAGGATTAACTAATTTTGAAGGGAATCGCGTATTATTCCAAGGAGGGATTGCAAATCCAGCGATAGATTTTGAATTTACAGAACAAGTTAATTTAGGACTTGATTTTGGATTCTTTAATAATAGAATTACTGGTAGTGCAGAAATATATCAGAGAGATACATCAGATCTAATTATACCTTTTACTTTAGCAGCTGCTTTTGGTGATGGTGCTGTAAATGTAAATACAGGAGAGTTAACTAATAAAGGTTTTGAAGGTTCATTCTCTGTGGATGTAGTAAGAAATAACGATGTTACGTTAAACATTTTTGCTAATGCTGCGTATAATGATAATGAAGTTACAGATTTAGGTCAGGTAAATGAGTTTGAGCAAGGAACTAGTATTATTAGAGTTGGAGAACGTTTAGGATCTCAATTTGTAGTTGAATTTGCTGGAGTTAATCCAAGTAATGGTGAACCATTATATAGAGATATAAATGGTAATATTACAAATGTATTTAATGATGGAGCAGATTCTAGAACTGGATTTGGTAGTTCAGAACCAAGATGGACTGGAGGATTTGGATTTAATTTTAACTGGAAAGGATTAGAAATATCAAGTTTATTTAATTATATAGCTGGAGGTTTCTCAAGATTCAATAATGTATCGTTCTTTACAGAAAACTTTAATTTCTTCCCAGCATTAAATCAAGATGTTAGAGTTTTAGATGTATTCCAAAACCCTGGTGACATTACAGATATTGCAGCTCCAAATTTCCAGAGACAATTCTCATCTCAAGATATTGAAGATGCAGCATTCTTAAGGTTAAGAAATGTTACTGTAGCTTATAATATTCCTGATACGTTTTTGGGTAATTCAGGTATAAGTGGTGCAAGAATATATGTAAGAGGAATCAACTTAGCTACTTTCACAAGATTTAGAGGACTTGATCCTGAAGATGGTAATAACATCGCACAGTTTGAGTTCCCTAACCCTGTACAATTCACAGCAGGTGTAGAATTTAACTTTTAA
- a CDS encoding ribonuclease HII, which yields MLKLKYSHYKLECGTDEAGRGCLAGPVTAAAVILPIGFTSDVLNDSKRLTHNKRNFLRSIIENEAVTYCVSHIFEKEIDVINILNASILAMHKAIEGLDISPNFISVDGNKFKPYKNILHQTIIKGDGKYLNIAAASVLAKTYRDTYMNELHNEFPMYNWKQNKGYPTVEHREAIKKYGVTKYHRKSFKLLPEQLSLEL from the coding sequence ATGCTTAAATTAAAATATTCTCATTATAAATTAGAATGTGGGACTGATGAAGCTGGAAGAGGGTGCTTAGCTGGTCCAGTTACTGCGGCAGCTGTAATCTTACCTATAGGTTTTACAAGTGATGTATTAAATGACTCAAAACGACTTACTCACAATAAACGTAATTTTTTGCGATCTATAATTGAAAATGAAGCAGTAACTTACTGTGTATCTCATATTTTTGAAAAAGAAATTGATGTTATTAATATATTGAATGCATCTATTCTGGCTATGCATAAAGCAATAGAAGGTTTAGATATTTCTCCAAATTTTATTAGCGTTGATGGCAATAAATTTAAGCCCTATAAAAATATACTTCATCAAACCATTATAAAAGGGGATGGAAAATATTTAAATATAGCTGCAGCTTCTGTTTTGGCTAAAACTTATCGCGATACTTATATGAATGAACTACACAATGAATTCCCGATGTACAATTGGAAACAAAATAAAGGGTACCCAACTGTAGAACATAGAGAAGCTATTAAAAAGTATGGGGTTACTAAATATCATCGCAAATCTTTTAAACTACTTCCAGAACAACTGTCTTTAGAATTATAA
- a CDS encoding RagB/SusD family nutrient uptake outer membrane protein, which translates to MKKHFYRITQILLIALMFSCEGSIDIDPDFLIPEESLTTVADIERTLLGAYDSQGQQVNVITFNAYHSDEVRIGGGNRGQGLQTHSFQIVPGAGIANGLYFGYYNVIDQANRVIERLDTFEIDDQALADQVRGEALVMRAYNYFELLRAFAPSFDANSPAVPLITQVLRFPEAGTSFPRNNVGEVIAQIDQDLAAARLLIPANSGVANTRFTLTSLDALEARIGLYLNTPTRLATSRDLATNVIAATPLVNAANYLTQFRDNFSADPSEYIFVVDRDNGDGRVGQVFNDNNGQVGFSMSLGLLGQFAPTDARNDVLIDLETEITTTQTTNFGPTGDVVVGKYIGVPNLPSLNNIPIFRSSEMLLIRAEANARLGDLPAAQADIEAIRTIRNSGSATPTYGDLDTALTDILFERRIELAFEGHRAYDLKRFGLGITRTTNDFAGVGRAATTESLPAGSFRYTLPIPTAEIFANDGISDADQNPGY; encoded by the coding sequence ATGAAAAAACATTTTTATAGAATAACACAAATCTTATTGATTGCCCTTATGTTTTCTTGTGAGGGATCAATAGACATAGACCCAGACTTCCTTATACCAGAGGAGTCATTAACAACGGTAGCAGACATAGAGCGTACATTATTAGGAGCTTATGATAGTCAAGGTCAGCAAGTTAATGTAATAACTTTTAATGCGTATCACTCTGATGAAGTAAGAATTGGAGGAGGAAATAGAGGACAAGGTTTACAAACACATTCATTTCAAATTGTCCCAGGAGCTGGAATAGCAAATGGACTTTATTTTGGATATTATAATGTAATTGACCAAGCAAACAGAGTTATTGAAAGATTAGATACTTTTGAAATAGATGATCAGGCATTAGCGGACCAAGTAAGAGGAGAAGCATTGGTAATGAGAGCATACAATTATTTCGAATTATTAAGAGCTTTTGCACCTTCTTTCGATGCAAACTCACCAGCAGTTCCTTTAATTACTCAAGTATTAAGGTTTCCAGAAGCAGGAACAAGCTTTCCGAGAAATAATGTAGGAGAAGTTATCGCACAAATAGATCAAGATCTTGCAGCTGCAAGACTTTTAATCCCAGCTAACTCTGGTGTTGCTAATACACGTTTTACATTAACCAGTTTAGACGCTTTAGAAGCTAGAATAGGATTGTATTTGAATACTCCAACTAGATTAGCTACTTCTAGAGATTTAGCAACAAATGTAATTGCTGCAACACCGTTAGTAAATGCAGCAAATTATCTTACTCAATTTAGAGATAATTTTTCTGCTGATCCATCAGAATATATTTTTGTAGTTGATAGAGATAATGGAGACGGAAGAGTTGGACAAGTATTTAATGATAATAATGGTCAAGTAGGATTTTCAATGTCGTTAGGACTTCTTGGTCAATTTGCTCCAACAGACGCTAGAAATGATGTTTTAATTGATTTAGAAACGGAAATAACAACTACTCAAACAACTAACTTTGGACCAACTGGAGATGTTGTCGTTGGGAAGTATATTGGAGTTCCAAACTTACCTAGTTTAAATAATATTCCTATTTTTAGATCAAGTGAAATGCTATTAATTAGAGCAGAAGCAAATGCTAGATTAGGTGATTTACCTGCGGCTCAAGCTGATATCGAAGCAATAAGAACCATTAGAAATAGTGGATCTGCAACACCAACGTATGGTGATTTAGATACAGCTTTAACAGATATTCTTTTCGAACGTAGAATAGAATTAGCTTTTGAAGGCCATAGAGCGTACGATTTAAAGCGTTTTGGATTGGGAATAACTAGAACTACTAATGATTTTGCAGGAGTAGGTAGAGCTGCAACAACAGAGTCTTTACCAGCAGGAAGCTTTAGATATACATTACCAATACCAACCGCAGAAATTTTTGCTAATGATGGAATATCTGATGCAGATCAGAATCCTGGATACTAA
- a CDS encoding anhydro-N-acetylmuramic acid kinase — MMKSKFKVIGVMSGTSLDGIDLCYADFTYNNVWSFKIITAKTVDYPKEWANNLKASILLDKAFLIKLDENYTSYLNSVILEFIKQNEIKNLDAVCSHGHTVLHQPDKGITYQIGNMPHISNHIKCPIVCDFRIDDVKLGGQGAPLVPIGDQLLFNEFDICLNLGGFANMSLQLEGKRIAYDICPVNITLNYYVEQLGYVYDNKGIIAKSGKIHQELLNKLNALEFYSLTHPKSLGLEWVKQNVFPLVDIYQLPVENILRTLIEHSATQIGKEINKMNQSKILITGGGVYNTFLIERISNYTDNEIVIPSKTIVNYKEALVFGFLGVLKLRNEMNCLSSVTGAERDHSSGIVIK; from the coding sequence ATGATGAAATCTAAATTTAAAGTAATTGGAGTAATGTCTGGAACTTCTTTAGATGGCATAGATTTATGTTATGCAGACTTCACTTATAATAATGTTTGGAGTTTTAAAATTATTACTGCCAAAACTGTAGATTATCCAAAAGAATGGGCAAACAATTTGAAGGCTTCAATATTGCTAGATAAGGCTTTTCTTATAAAATTAGATGAGAATTATACGAGTTACTTAAATAGTGTAATATTAGAATTTATTAAGCAAAATGAAATCAAAAACCTTGATGCAGTTTGCTCTCATGGTCATACAGTATTGCATCAACCAGATAAAGGAATAACTTATCAAATAGGGAATATGCCTCATATTTCTAATCATATAAAATGCCCAATTGTTTGCGATTTTCGTATTGATGATGTAAAGCTTGGAGGGCAAGGAGCTCCTTTAGTGCCCATAGGAGATCAACTTTTATTTAACGAATTTGATATTTGTTTAAATTTAGGAGGTTTTGCCAATATGTCTTTACAACTAGAAGGAAAACGTATTGCTTATGATATATGCCCAGTAAATATTACTTTGAATTATTATGTAGAACAACTTGGATATGTTTATGATAATAAGGGAATTATTGCTAAATCTGGAAAAATACATCAAGAGCTTTTAAATAAGTTAAATGCCCTAGAGTTTTATAGTTTGACCCACCCAAAATCTTTAGGGTTAGAATGGGTGAAACAGAATGTGTTTCCTTTAGTTGATATTTATCAGCTCCCCGTAGAGAATATTTTACGTACTTTAATAGAACATTCTGCAACACAAATTGGAAAAGAAATAAATAAAATGAACCAATCAAAAATATTAATTACTGGCGGTGGAGTATATAATACTTTTTTAATAGAACGTATTTCTAATTATACAGATAACGAAATAGTTATCCCATCTAAAACTATTGTAAATTATAAGGAAGCATTAGTTTTTGGATTCTTAGGAGTCTTAAAATTAAGAAATGAAATGAACTGCCTTAGTAGTGTTACAGGAGCAGAAAGAGATCATAGTTCAGGAATAGTTATTAAGTAA